Within Topomyia yanbarensis strain Yona2022 chromosome 2, ASM3024719v1, whole genome shotgun sequence, the genomic segment acaaaaaagcgttgaattgTTTTTGTGTGATGCTGCCCTAATAaaatatacacgaactttaacccatatagtccaacgattccacatattgtttagaTGATagcctgaacaggtcgttaggctcttgaatgataagatgtttattagggtggctgtacacccgaatagaaatgtacagtaacaaaaccatgattttcactgtgacagtagcaataatttacagtaagttttagtgttatgctacaatacaaaaacaataaactttaacgtttttacagtaaatttcaatgtaaaatagacttttacagtgaaaaaggggggtggttatgtatcttaacattaaaataatcaatttttctccatacatttttttctcgaaaacagtaaaatttaatgtgaatgcactgtatcagttttttgctgaacagtgaaatttattgttacatgaaattttattgcaaatctACTGTGaaaacttggcatcgaacaacgttgaaacagtaataactataatatttattgttttatgattgtttgtagggtaaatgctattgtaaaattctatccgggcagAGATGCCATAACCTTGGCAGGGGACTGTTTTTTATATCAGTGTATGCATCATTCATTGTACTAAACTACCTAACGCCCGCGTTCTGCGAACGTGTTCCGCCCCAGCCGATAGAAAATTTAAACGTCAAGCAAGAGAAAGGACAGCCATAAAGCAGTGGATGATAAAAACAGTGGGAGGCCGACAGTAAAAACAGACGAAGAAGAACGCTTAAAGATCTCGGTCTCTTGGTTAGTTTAGTTCAGTTGTTTATTTCACTATTTTGTGCCAAaaaaatcactactttcaaagTCATTTTCATATCCGAATCAATGTCAAACGGTGTCACAGTTGTTACAGTatatcaatttcataaaagttGGCGAGATTTTGGAGCGATTGATGTGATTTACGGAAAAAATCGAGTGACTTCAATACGACTATTGGCAAGGAACGGGTCAGCAGCATCAAAAAGCGTAACTTTCTCGTTGCGTTCGATGTCGCGGATTGCTCCAGTGTGTGTGTTACATGATCCAATAAGAAAACATTCGAATCCGACGGTGCGTTAATCTTCGAGTGTCAGCTGGAAATCTGAATACGTGCGGATTGTGTGATTACATTTTGAGCGTTAGTGTAAACATTAGGGCTTCAACGCATGACGCCAATATTTGATGCAACGAACAGTTAAAATTAGTATGAAGataaactgaaaattttcaaagaaACCCTCAATTTATTGAACCGCGTATAATGACAGCTTTCTAGTTAAAACACTCGCTGGAGTGTGAGTGGTAAATACCGCATACGAGCTTCACACACGACCAGTGGAAAGGAATGCAGACATCGCAGAGCAACAACATTCAGCGAATTAACAACTGAACGGTCGAAGATCACCCGCGGCAAGAGTTGGTGCGTTCGAGCGACGGGCGAGGGATGCAAATTGCGAAGGCAACAACTGCGGAGTGGTGAAATGATTTTGACATCATtacaatttttcggttttcctcGCTTCGAGAGGAACTACATTTTCATTGAAAGCGTTTATTGGTTTTGAAGTTTTTAGATTACCACTCGGCGAAGCAATGCATGGCCATCGGAGAAGAAAGAAGCGACCGAACTACGGTATTCGGTCGGTAGAGGTCAACCGCGGATTAAACGGGTTTGGGTTCACGATTTCCGGCCAGCAACCATGTATACTGTCGTGTATCGTGGCAAACTCTCCGGCGGATATAGCAGGATTGCGAGCGGGCGACTTTTTGATTTCAGTGAACGGGATGAATGTATCCCGATTGCCACATGAAGCAGTTGTGCAGCTGATTGGGAACACCTATGGGGCGATAAAAATGGCCATCGCAGAGAACTACTATTCGGACAGTTCGGATGAAGACATTTTATTCCAAGGAAGTCAGCAGAGGGCGCGGCCAAAGTATCTTCACCATAAAACCAAATGCAATCGTTCGACGGTGATGGGAAAACATACCGAAATGAGTGGGAATGTTCCTGCAGCAGATTTGGTCGGAACCTGCGAGAGTGCGGCGGCTATTGTTGTAAACGATTCTCCAACGGCGTATAATGTTATTCATAGTCCGAATGCAAGTAGCAGCTGTGATATTTCTAATGTCAGTGCGATGGTACGACTGATACAACTTAATCAGGATCAAGATGAAGTGCGAGCAGGttcgtcacgaaatcagccagGATCTGAGATTTCACTGGAGTATAAGGCTGTCGTTGGGTATCTCGGAACTATAGAGATGCCAAAACAGATTGCTACAAGTTCCAAGCTACAAACCGTTAGGAGTTGCATTAGAAAGATGCGTCATGAGAAACGTTGTCCCACAACGGTTTTAATGACAATACTTCCGTCCTGTTTGAATCTCATAAACACAAGCAATGCCATTATAGCTAAATATTCATCGGTTAGACTTAGTTACGTGAGCAGCAGCAGCGAAAATGATAATCGTTATTTTGGATTGGTTACATCGGCAATATACGCTGATGGTCTAATGTGCGAAAATTCGGATATCCTAAATCAACGGAAGGACGTTGTGATATCCAACAGTTGTCATGTTTTTGTGATTGATTCAAAGCTAGTTGATCATGCGTTTCATCTCGAGAAGGCCGATTTGTTTAAAATAGTGTGCACAAAGGATCCAATCACTAACCTTTGCTTAGAATTTCCTAGCAGCTCGGAGTACGTTGTCAGTCTAATTCGCAGCATGTATAATCTGAAAGCACCCGTGAAGCCGGAAGGAGCCCCATGCAGTAGGCCTCCTGTTGCTAGAAGCCTTAATCTAGATCAACCAGTTCGTCCCTATCCGCGAGCTCTAAATGATGCAAGGATGAATGGTAGGGCTGTGGAAGATCCTCACGACTTGCTGGCGTCAAATTCTCCACAGCCGAGCAACCACAGCGAAATCACTACAACGTCCAGTAATTCTGATTCAGGCATAGGTTTCCACAACGACTGTCGAAACATATCGGACCGGATTCTCGTTGTTGATTTTCCGGGTATCCCAAATCACCAGCAGATAGGTAATGTGCGAGCACACTTTCGCAAGTCACATCCATTCGGTCCACCCGTGCGTCCAGTTGGAATTATCAACGAACTACCTCCGAAATTAGATCCAATCCGTAATATTCGATGTACAGGTCGATCGGAACCTAGTCTTCAAATTTATCACGGTAAATCAAAATCCGCTGACTACAATTATCCAATGGCCTGTGGCATAGACCGACTCACCGTTCGAGCCCGCCCAGATCCAAAATCCTTTATTTCGGACCGTTCCCCTAGTAAGGACAACGCTCTGAACAACCTCAGCCAGCAATCCCCTGTAAAGTACGAGCAGATTTACCCAAATCTACCAAGTCAACTGGATAGTTGGACCGCTGGCAAAACAGTGGATGAGCTAGGTAATGTTGTTCAGGAACGTCCGATCGATGTCCCTAAACTGGAAGAGGTTTTCCATGATCTCGAACGCTATAACAGTGATAACGTGAAAAACAGTCTACTGGCTGCTCGATCCTGTGACGATATGATCCTGTCGTTCGACAAAGAAATCTTCGAACCGAAAGTTCAACTATCCGCCGATGATCTGACACTGATGGCAAAGAAAGAAATGGACCCCGTCGGAGACGAACACGTGTTCCTACAACCGGCGAAACCGATCAAACGTTCGAAGAAAGCCTGTTCACATAAAAGTAAGCAGAGTGGCCCACCGGATGACGCTTCCATTGGATCTTCATCAAACCGTTCGTCGCAGCACAGCGGTACCGGCGGTGGAGATAAACTGATGTCGTACAAACTTAGCCCTAAGGTGTTCGGTTTAGCTCGGCCAATGTCGATGAGTTTTGAAAACGTATCCAGCGTCGGCACCACCGGTGTTGAAGTAGATAAAGTGCGCAAAAACGAGAAGGAGGAACACAACGGTGAACGAAGAAGTCGGCCGTCGAAGAGGCTTAGTGGTGGGTTCTCTGCTATTTGGGGTAGTTTGCAGGAACTGAGATCGGGTCTGAAGCATGAAGATAGTGCAATGAACATGGAACGGAGTGATAAAGTGACTAGAAAACAGCAGGAACGTCGACTGATTCTGGAAGGGGCCTACAGTGAACCGGATCTACGCTATGATGAGGTAAGAATCAATTGGAGATTTGTTTTTTCAGGAAATGGGTCAATGAACCATAATCGCCTACGCCAAAAGATAAGACTAACGAATCCAAAATTTTTAGAAACGTGTCCAATGGAAAATATACAGAAAGCGAATTGCTGAAACTTCGGAAATTTGCTCTCTGTCTATTTTCCATTGGACACGTTCTTGAAAAACCTTGAAAAAAGGGAGAAGCATGACTCACGTCAAAAGCTAGGATTatatccaattttttttatcgatcgCAGCAGGAAAGAGAAAGAATGTTTGTCCGACACTTGTTATTACTGGTACTGTTGTGCACTCCACAAGTGTCACGCGAGGAGCGAGTTTAAGTTTATTTCACAACTCTGCTCGTTGAACTCCACAAATTTCTTCGCAACCAGCTGACTGATCAGTTCTACAACGGGTTCCAGAACGTACAGTTCGTCCTTCAATGCAGTCTTGACACTTTTACATTGTCCGCCAACATCGAACATGACCTGCCCCGCCTACGTCGGCCTTTTTGACATCTGCGAGTGTTAAGCTCAAAACCGCACGCGTCTTTGACGCCATAAAAATGACCGATCGCTAGATATGACACGTTGACCTGCTATCGACAATCCATCTCGATAGACGATTGTCCGGCATAAAGAAAACTGCACGTCCAGCTCCATGATCTTGTTGCTTCTTCGCATTTTTGATCTTCAAACATCTTCTCTTATCATTTCGGCTTTTATTCCATCAACTTTTTGTTGCCAACCATCTCTTACAGCTCATTTTGAAGTGTTCAATTTGATTATGAAAGGGGCACACTTTTTCCTTCTGTTCACCTCTCGCATCCGATTTCATCGCCTTAATATGTACTGACTGTACTCGTTCAACCAGCTTGCTTTCACCGAATCGACAGTCCAGTCTGCGTCCATCCACGTTTACACTTTGTACGAACGTACGAATCAACGGAAGAACACTGCGATCTGCAGCGGCGCATCCGTCTTGTGCACGACAGCTGCTACCTTATCGCACAATAAATTCCTCCGCGTCCACTGCTAAGCATATCTTAATAATGCATCATAGTGGATATCGCTGCTCCTTTTTTATGGCTCTTCTTGAACGCATTCCACATTCCCTTGAACTGTTCGCACCGTTAACAAGCCTGAAACGATTCTCTTCCAGAAACAGTCAAATATTAGCCTGAGCCCTTTGGTCCTTATTTCGCCACTCGTTCGTCACTTCATTCGGTTCGCCGCGTCACTATGagtcagagatcagagatcaaagAACCAGAACTCGTTCGGATCTCCCACTCTCCCAGATTGTCGCGGCATTAAATCCGTAGATTTACTCTGCACTCAAAAAAGAAAGAAGTATTGTAGTGTTGTTCATCCCATTTAGCGATTGTGTGCCCAAACTCAATTCTGAGTCCAAGATGTGTTCATTAATGAAATGTTAGTTAGTACTCCATAAATGCTTCTAACAGTAGGCAGTATTTTTAATATACAACAGCAGTAAAAAGTATTTTCAGGTCATAGTGGCAATAGCCGTACATTTTTCCAAAAGTGAATGGTTCGAGAGCGTCGTTTCGAGCAAAGGAGACCGTTTAGCTGCGCGTGATTTGTGTCCcgtttattttgttaaaaacaCTGTTTCTCCTATAATATTTGGAACAAACCGCTCAAATTTTGCACTTATATTCTGTCAAAGTAGACTAATCTATTAAATAAATtgacgccacatcgctttaaacATGGTGAACTAGTTGATAgctcctatgtttgagtaatccgggaaaacgagtggatcacaggtttgctcgcGAGGGGCCGCCGACGCACCATCGGAACCCGGTGGatcccgcttcggatccttggtctCAGTTATGCGACGATGCCAAGGGTTAATTGGTATATACCCTAATTTTGGGTAAAACGGGCAAACGAGTATATCACCAGTTTAC encodes:
- the LOC131680703 gene encoding regulator of G-protein signaling loco-like; amino-acid sequence: MHGHRRRKKRPNYGIRSVEVNRGLNGFGFTISGQQPCILSCIVANSPADIAGLRAGDFLISVNGMNVSRLPHEAVVQLIGNTYGAIKMAIAENYYSDSSDEDILFQGSQQRARPKYLHHKTKCNRSTVMGKHTEMSGNVPAADLVGTCESAAAIVVNDSPTAYNVIHSPNASSSCDISNVSAMVRLIQLNQDQDEVRAGSSRNQPGSEISLEYKAVVGYLGTIEMPKQIATSSKLQTVRSCIRKMRHEKRCPTTVLMTILPSCLNLINTSNAIIAKYSSVRLSYVSSSSENDNRYFGLVTSAIYADGLMCENSDILNQRKDVVISNSCHVFVIDSKLVDHAFHLEKADLFKIVCTKDPITNLCLEFPSSSEYVVSLIRSMYNLKAPVKPEGAPCSRPPVARSLNLDQPVRPYPRALNDARMNGRAVEDPHDLLASNSPQPSNHSEITTTSSNSDSGIGFHNDCRNISDRILVVDFPGIPNHQQIGNVRAHFRKSHPFGPPVRPVGIINELPPKLDPIRNIRCTGRSEPSLQIYHGKSKSADYNYPMACGIDRLTVRARPDPKSFISDRSPSKDNALNNLSQQSPVKYEQIYPNLPSQLDSWTAGKTVDELGNVVQERPIDVPKLEEVFHDLERYNSDNVKNSLLAARSCDDMILSFDKEIFEPKVQLSADDLTLMAKKEMDPVGDEHVFLQPAKPIKRSKKACSHKSKQSGPPDDASIGSSSNRSSQHSGTGGGDKLMSYKLSPKVFGLARPMSMSFENVSSVGTTGVEVDKVRKNEKEEHNGERRSRPSKRLSGGFSAIWGSLQELRSGLKHEDSAMNMERSDKVTRKQQERRLILEGAYSEPDLRYDEIVAALNP